Proteins encoded in a region of the Mesoflavibacter profundi genome:
- a CDS encoding ATP-binding response regulator, giving the protein MLKEYKQKYAQSVNQYLIVDFEGVIKETDNVIFDNVIEKNISEIHPFFESLTSVFKEKDQDLVFSCIHLQDQNNNTIITDIVVKTFDGKQLPLVVILDLTLHYNNYQTTAQVRNESVINSQILELKNEYLLEKEAFKNTFIANFNHELRDPITGILTFSEILKKTGLTDEQTNYLKVMDSSTNYLKQLIEDILDISKIESGKAEIILEPFNLHELLEEVAHIYKVNSHQKGLEFVTNFNKNLPKIVGGDKMKLRQVLSNLLSNAIKFTEVGTITFSASLNQTRARKANIHFEISDTGIGIPEEDQDAIFESFKQLNHSHNYTGSGLGLAISKHYVELSGSKISVESTVGKGSTFSTNLNFRIDPSYKLEKSKQTDSTPINKDKKYNILLVDDSEITQLSVLKILASKGNFFLDIATKAEDVIPKITDYDNQIDLILMDIKLPDGQGDQLAKKIRQLPEREHKKIPIIALTARVFKDDLKKYKKAGINDVIKKPFDEETLLTQIQDNVK; this is encoded by the coding sequence ATGTTAAAAGAATATAAGCAAAAATACGCACAATCTGTAAATCAATATTTAATTGTAGACTTTGAAGGTGTTATAAAAGAAACTGACAATGTTATTTTTGATAATGTAATTGAAAAAAACATCTCTGAAATTCATCCTTTTTTTGAAAGTCTAACTTCTGTTTTCAAAGAAAAAGATCAAGATCTAGTATTTTCTTGTATTCATTTACAGGACCAAAATAACAATACAATTATCACAGATATTGTGGTAAAAACATTTGATGGTAAACAATTACCATTAGTAGTTATTTTAGATTTAACATTACACTATAATAACTATCAAACTACAGCACAAGTAAGAAACGAGTCTGTTATTAATTCGCAAATATTAGAGCTTAAAAACGAATATTTATTAGAAAAAGAAGCTTTTAAAAACACATTTATTGCCAATTTTAATCACGAATTAAGAGATCCTATAACAGGAATTTTAACGTTTTCTGAAATTCTTAAAAAAACAGGATTAACAGACGAGCAAACCAATTACTTAAAGGTAATGGACTCTTCTACAAACTATTTAAAGCAGCTTATAGAAGATATATTAGACATTTCTAAAATAGAATCTGGCAAAGCCGAAATAATCCTAGAACCGTTTAATCTACACGAATTATTAGAAGAAGTTGCTCATATTTACAAAGTAAATTCGCACCAAAAAGGCTTAGAATTTGTAACTAATTTTAATAAAAACTTACCAAAAATAGTTGGTGGTGATAAAATGAAACTTCGCCAAGTGTTAAGTAATCTATTAAGTAATGCTATAAAATTTACAGAAGTAGGCACAATTACATTTAGCGCATCTTTAAATCAAACAAGAGCAAGAAAAGCTAATATTCATTTTGAAATTTCGGACACAGGAATTGGTATTCCAGAAGAAGATCAAGATGCAATTTTTGAAAGCTTTAAGCAATTAAACCATTCGCACAACTATACTGGTTCTGGATTAGGTCTAGCTATATCTAAGCATTATGTAGAGTTATCTGGAAGTAAAATTTCTGTAGAATCTACCGTTGGAAAAGGCTCTACATTTTCTACAAATCTAAACTTTAGAATAGATCCAAGCTATAAATTAGAAAAAAGTAAACAAACAGATAGTACACCAATTAATAAAGATAAAAAGTACAATATCTTATTGGTAGACGATTCAGAAATCACTCAACTATCTGTACTAAAAATACTAGCATCTAAAGGAAATTTCTTTTTAGACATTGCAACAAAAGCCGAAGATGTAATTCCAAAAATTACAGATTACGACAACCAAATAGACTTAATATTAATGGATATTAAGTTACCAGATGGACAAGGTGATCAATTGGCAAAAAAGATAAGACAGTTACCAGAAAGAGAACACAAAAAAATACCAATTATAGCTTTAACAGCAAGAGTATTTAAAGACGACTTAAAAAAATACAAAAAAGCTGGTATAAACGATGTTATTAAAAAACCATTTGATGAAGAAACTCTTCTAACCCAAATACAAGACAATGTAAAATAA
- a CDS encoding Rab family GTPase, with the protein MKLSKKVVLIGHFGVGKSSLIRRFVENTFTEDYKVTIGVHILKKDVILPETNKDITLVIWDLEGNDDITNTRPSYLIGTHGFIYVFDLTRPTTYQNLEFDLNYIKERYPKLPIKVIGNKKDLVTNDFIKENKDIFKPYVDLYTSAKSGKNVEEIFNLLAKSLV; encoded by the coding sequence ATGAAATTATCTAAAAAAGTGGTTTTAATAGGACACTTTGGTGTAGGAAAATCGTCTTTAATTAGACGTTTTGTAGAAAACACTTTTACCGAGGATTACAAAGTAACCATTGGTGTACATATCTTAAAAAAAGATGTAATCTTACCAGAAACAAATAAAGATATCACTTTGGTAATTTGGGATCTAGAAGGTAATGACGATATAACAAATACAAGACCGTCATACCTTATAGGAACACACGGTTTTATTTATGTATTTGATCTAACTAGACCAACAACATATCAAAATTTAGAATTTGATCTAAACTACATTAAAGAAAGATACCCAAAACTTCCAATAAAAGTTATTGGTAACAAAAAAGATTTGGTAACTAACGATTTTATTAAAGAAAACAAAGACATATTTAAGCCTTATGTAGATCTTTATACTAGTGCAAAATCTGGAAAAAATGTAGAAGAAATTTTTAATCTATTAGCAAAAAGTCTAGTATAA
- a CDS encoding cell envelope biogenesis protein OmpA produces MTQDDKLKILKDILLKDEHEYALSIEQKLKSLEEIINQQPNLSKRVDPIIEDRLKEFVQEIPETLGPTITETLKTEIKNSQDAVVEALYPIMGKMIKKYVQKEIQLLSEAINNKMNNTFSFEALKRKFRAKRSGVSEADLILQDHFKPTIEQIMVIEQGSGIVASEYSKTQNIDQDTVAGMLTAIKSFAEDAFQAETQSLEYIEYENYHIHLQNFSNYYIAVVISGAFTATFRNKLEDKLLDFAQNVINKTDLENSSALATKLKAQFEHEII; encoded by the coding sequence ATGACTCAAGACGATAAATTAAAAATTCTTAAGGACATCTTGCTTAAAGATGAGCATGAGTATGCTTTATCCATAGAACAAAAACTTAAGTCGTTGGAAGAGATAATAAACCAACAACCTAATTTATCTAAAAGAGTAGATCCTATAATTGAAGACAGACTTAAAGAGTTTGTTCAAGAAATACCAGAAACTTTAGGTCCTACAATTACAGAAACTTTAAAAACCGAAATTAAAAATTCGCAAGACGCAGTTGTAGAAGCCTTATACCCAATAATGGGTAAAATGATAAAAAAGTATGTGCAAAAAGAAATACAACTTTTATCCGAAGCTATAAACAACAAAATGAATAATACCTTTTCTTTTGAGGCTTTAAAACGAAAATTTAGAGCAAAAAGAAGTGGCGTTTCTGAAGCAGATTTAATCCTTCAAGACCATTTTAAACCTACTATAGAACAAATAATGGTTATAGAACAAGGATCTGGTATTGTAGCATCAGAATATTCTAAAACGCAAAACATAGACCAAGACACTGTTGCGGGAATGTTAACAGCAATTAAAAGTTTTGCAGAAGATGCATTTCAAGCAGAAACACAAAGTCTAGAATATATAGAATATGAAAACTACCATATTCACCTTCAAAATTTTTCAAATTATTACATTGCAGTAGTAATATCTGGCGCTTTTACAGCTACATTTAGAAACAAATTAGAAGATAAATTACTAGACTTTGCCCAAAACGTAATAAATAAAACAGATTTAGAAAACAGTAGCGCATTAGCTACAAAATTAAAAGCCCAATTTGAACATGAAATTATCTAA
- a CDS encoding fructose 1,6-bisphosphatase → MGKEKIDQQDVKLNTVDSSSKIDAIKQLIFGENMQAYDSEFETLKQDILNKKEALENLIDEVKTELLQNIDNLSTDINIRITELEASLQEKTEDLDDKKLDRRLLGELFTKLGEKISQ, encoded by the coding sequence ATGGGAAAAGAGAAGATTGATCAACAAGATGTAAAATTAAATACAGTAGATTCAAGCTCTAAAATAGATGCTATTAAGCAGCTTATTTTTGGAGAAAATATGCAAGCTTACGATAGCGAGTTTGAAACACTTAAACAAGATATTCTTAACAAAAAAGAAGCTCTAGAAAACTTAATTGATGAAGTAAAAACAGAATTACTTCAAAATATTGATAATCTTAGTACAGATATTAATATTAGAATTACAGAATTAGAAGCGTCTCTTCAAGAAAAAACCGAAGATCTTGACGACAAAAAATTAGACAGAAGACTTCTGGGTGAACTTTTCACAAAACTAGGAGAAAAGATTAGTCAATAA